CACCTTGAAGCCAGGGATGTTGAAGGACACGCCGCGCTGGGAGAAATCCGTCTGCGCCGAGGCGCGGGCAACGGATGTCCCCATGGCATAACGGTTGTTCTCGATCACATAGATCACCGGCAGGTTCCACAGGCGCGCCATGTTGAAGCTCTCATAGACCTGGCCCTGGTTGGCCGCGCCATCGCCGAAATAGGCGAGAGAGACATTGTCATTGCCGCGATACTTGTTGGCGAAGGCCAGACCCGTGCCGAGCGACACCTGAGCACCGACGATGCCGTGGCCGCCGTAGAAATGCTTCTCCTTGGAGAACATGTGCATGGAGCCGCCCTTGCCCTTCGACAAGCCGCCGCGACGTCCGGTCAGTTCGGCCATCACACCGCGTGCGCTCATGCCGCAAGCCAGCATATGGCCGTGGTCACGATAACCGGTAATAACCTGGTCACCGAGCTTCAGCGCCATCTGCATGCCGACAACGACAGCTTCCTGGCCAATGTAGAGGTGACAGAAACCGCCGATGAAACCCATGCCGTAAAGCTGACCGGCCTTTTCCTCGAAGCGGCGGATCAGAAGCATTTCGCGATAGGCTTTCAGTTCCTTTTCGCGGTCGAATTCTTCAATCGTCCCCACAGCGAAATCACCTTTTACAGGCTTTGCTGCCGGTTTGCGGCCTGAAGCAGTCGCGTTTTTGCGCGGTGCCATTCATCCCTCCCTGAGTTGTGTAAGGGTTTTTGATTGGCACACACCATATGCAAGAATGGGACAGGCCGCAATGCATTAAATGCATGCCTTCCATTCCGTATAAACACCAGATTTTTAATAATTTTTTGCGATTAACTTGATTTCAGTTAATCAACAATCCCCTAAATATCACGGGCATTGTCTCCAAAGATGTGATCCACACTAGCGATTGAAAATCACGATCTCATCAGGACGAGACATATTCAGCTGATAGCGGGCTTTTTCATCGATCATATCGCGTTCAAGCGAGCCGTCGCTGAGCAGTTTTACTTGAGTTTCCAGCTTTTTGCGGTCGTGAATGAGCGCTGCCAGTTCCTTGCTGCGCTCGGCCCGCACCACATCGAAATGCTCACCGGCCTTCAATCCATAATCGCCATGAATGCTGTGATAGCCGAAATAGCCGATAAAGGCGATGGTAACGGCAGGAAGGACCAGGCGTCCAAATTTACGGTTCTTATGGTGACGTGTCCACATTCTCGATTTGGCCTTGCAACGCACAACATCTTTGCAGAGACATTAGAGCCATTTGCTTAACCGAGTATTGACCTTGTTACGAAAAAATTCGGCATCCCCTCAATGCAAAAAGCCCGCACCGTTTGCGCGGCGCGGGCTTGAGAGAAGGGGCTTGCGGAACGAGCGGTTCCGCCAGCCGGATCAGGCCTTCAGAATCGACGTACCGGCATAAGCGGCCTGCGGTCCCAGCAGTTCCTCAATGCGGATCAGCTGGTTGTACTTGGCCAGCCGGTCGGAACGCGACAGTGAGCCGGTCTTGATCTGCCCGCAATTGGTGGCAACCGAGAGGTCAGCAATAATCGAGTCTTCGGTTTCGCCGGAACGATGCGACATGACGGCGGTATAGGCAGCCTTGTGCGCGGTCTCAACGGCATCCAGCGTTTCCGACAGCGAACCGATCTGGTTGACCTTGACGAGGATCGAGTTAGCGACACCCATGCGGATACCGTCGCGCAGGCGGGCGGAATTGGTCACGAACAGATCGTCGCCGACCAGCTGGGTCGTCGCACCGATCTTGTCGGTCAGGTATTTCCAGCCGTCCCAATCGTCTTCGGCCATACCGTCTTCGATGGAGATGATCGGATATTTGGCAGCGAGTTCAGCCAGATACTCCGCCATGGCTTCCGGCTCCAGCGTCCGGCCTTCGCCTTCCAGAACATATTTGCCGTCCTTGAAGAATTCGGTCGAAGCGCAGTCGAGCGCCAGATACATGTCTTCGCCTGGGCGGTAGCCAGCCTTCTCAATCGATTTCATGATGAAATCAAGAGCTTCCGGTGCACTCTTCAAGCCAGGTGCGAAGCCACCTTCATCGCCGACATTGGTGTTGAAGCCCTGTGCCGAGAGTTCCTTCTTCAGCGTATGGAACACTTCAGAGCCCATGCGCACGGCGTCACGGATATTGTCCGCGCCGACAGGCATGATCATGAATTCCTGAAAGTCGATCGGGTTGTCGGCATGCGCGCCGCCATTGATGATGTTCATCATTGGCACAGGCAGGATGCGGGCATTCGGACCACCGACATAGCGATAGAGCGGCAGGCCGGAGGCTTCGGCTGCGGCCTTGGCAACGGCCAGTGACACGCCGAGAATGGCATTGGCGCCGAGGCGCGACTTGTTCGGCGTGCCGTCCAGTTCGCGCATGATCGTGTCGATCTGGATCTGGTTTTCAGCGTCATGGCCGCCAATGGCATCATAGATTTCGCTGTTGACGGCTTCGACCGCCTTTTCGACGCCCTTGCCCAGATAACGCTTGCCGCCATCGCGCAGTTCGACAGCTTCATGGGCGCCTGTGGAAGCACCTGATGGGACCGCGGCGCGGCCCATGCTGCCATCTTCCAGATAGACATCGACTTCGACGGTCGGATTGCCGCGGCTGTCGAGAATCTCGCGGGCAATAATGTCGGTAATAGCGGTCATGGTCACTCCCTGCTGTAAAGGCTGAACAAGGCTCTGTTCGCCCTGTCTTAGCCGATGAATTGAAAATTACAATGACATGGTCCAGGTCAGGCCGCCTTGGTGACGGCGTCGAACGCCAACAGCTTTTCCAGCAAACGCTCAAGGTCTTTCAGGTACACCATATTGGGACCGTCAGACGGTGCATTGTCCGGGTCCTGATGCGATTCGATAAAGAGGCCTGCCACACCAACGGCCACAGCGGCGCGTGCCAGCGTTTCCACGAATTCGCGCTGGCCACCGGTCGAGCCGCCCTGCCCGCCCGGTTGCTGTACCGAGTGCGTAGCATCGAAGATCACCGGCGCACCCATGCCTGCCATGATCGGCAGCGAGCGCATGTCGGAGACCAGCGTGTTATAACCGAAGGAAGCGCCGCGCTCGCAGAGCATCACATTGGGATTGCCCGAGAGGGTAATTTTTTCCATGACATTTTTCATGTCCCAGGGCGCCAGAAACTGCCCCTTCTTGACATTGATCGCCCTCCCGGTCTTCGCCGCAGCAATCAGAAGATCGGTCTGGCGGCACAGGAAGGCCGGGATTTGCAACACATCGACCACTTCAGCCACTTCGGCGCACTGGTCTTCGCTGTGAATATCGGTCAGCACAGGAAAGCCGAACTCTTTCTTCAAGTCGGCAAAGATCGCCAACCCCTGCTCGATGCCAATCCCGCGCCCAGCCTTCAGCGAGGTGCGGTTTGCCTTGTCAAAAGAGGATTTATAGACAAGGCCAATGCCGAGTTTGTCGCAAATTTCCTTAATCCCGCCCGCCATCATGAAAGCGTGCTCGCGGCTTTCCATCTGGCAGGGACCGCAGATCAGCGAAATTTTCGCACTGTTGGAGAAGGAGACCGTCTTGGCGCCTTCGCCAATGGTGACAGTTGCATTCGGCAGGGCGGAAGCGGTCATGGCGTATTCTCCTCAAACAGAAAGGCAACGCCCTGTCCGGGCGCAGCCGGGACGGTAATGCCGCCCGCTAGTCTCTCATGGGCAACGCCATTAGCAGCCAGAACCGCCGCTGTCACCTCAAGATCAGCAACCGTAAACACCAGGGCCTCCGCCACCAGGGCCTTGTTCTTCGTGTCGCCGGAAATGATTTCCATCGACAGGTTTGCGGCGTCGAACGCCAATCCATTGGTGTTTTCTCTGGCTGCTACGCCCAATATGGTTTGTAACCAACTGGCATAAAGCACTGGCTTCGGCGCATAGAAAAACACCCGCGTCAAACCGACGACGCCATTGGCATGGGTTTCGAGCGCTGTCCTGTCGGCGGGCAACGGATTGACCCGCTCGCATGCAAACAGAAAGAACGGCTCAACCTCCCGCGCTGAAAAGGCAAGGTGAAAGCGGGCAACAGTCTCGCTCCCATCCGGCAGCCGCATGGGCCTTGAAAATTCCAGCATGTCGCCACCTGTCATCCCGGCCGCGACAAAGGCCGCATGATCCGCCTTGGCGTCTTGCGATGCAGTGACAATCGCCGACAGACCTTGGCTATGCACCTGCCTGAAGGCACGATCACGCCCGACAAAGACATTGCCCGTCGCAATGGCTGCGTCCACAGCCTCATCGTCGCCGATTGCCAGCGGCTCCAGATAGATCCCATCGGCCAGAAAGATGCAGGCATTGACCGTGCCGAAGGGATGGTGCCCATCCGGTGCGACTGTAAAGCCAAGCGCGGTCAGGCGGCTTCGCGCCGCCTCCAGCGTTTCCACCGGAAGCACCAGATGATCGACATGACGGGCATTTGTATTCGACATGCTAAAAACTCACTGTGGAGCGGTGACATTAGAGTTTGTCCGGGAAAAGTGGAAACCGGTTTTCCCGAAAAGACAAACGAGACAAAAGAAGTTAGAGTTTGTCTGGTTCAACCTGACAAACTCTAGTTGGTATCGAGCTTCGGCGGCGTAAAATCAAGCAGGTCGCGACGATAGGTTTCCACCACCATGCTGATCGGCGTTCCATCTGGCATACTCAGCAATGCCTTGTGCTGAAGAACATATTCGGGCACCGACAAGGGATTGCTGCTGGCTGCTGGGACCACGCTGCCCATCTCCCATCCGGCTAGTAATGGCTTCCACAAAAGCTCGGCGGATATCGTGTGCCGCTGAAAATGCAAAGGCTGCACCACACGACCGAACGCACCGTCCGTCGTGTCGAGCACTTTATTCATGTCATCCGTCAGCCGGGCCGGCACATACCAGTTGTCGGCTTCAGACAGGATACGGTCGCCGCATTTCAATCGCACCCGGCGATAGCCGACCTTGTCACCATCCGCGACCTTGAGAGCAGCGCGAATCTCACCCGTGGCGGGCTTATCGACATCCTTTACCCGCTCTGCTGTGATTTTTGCTCCATCAGCCAGCTTATGGGTGCTGCACCAGCGGTCCAGCGTCAGCGTCGCACTGTCATGGCTCAGCAGATCGGCATTCAGCGTTTGCAATACGGCCAATGCCTGCAACCGCGACACAGGCGTATCCGGCCAGGAGGCGGGCGCGGCGGCAAGGCTCGGGCAAGAAACGGTCATGGCGGCAACCACAGCTGGCAGGAACAACAAACGCATGCAAACTCCTGAAATAGAAAGTAAATTCCCGATAGAAAATCGGGCGGACATCAGCACGCAAACATGACGGAGAGATGACCATGAGCAGATATTTCGACGTTACCGATAGAGCTGCGGCGGCTTGCGTTCGAACGTCTTCACACCGTTTTTCCAACCCGTCACCGCCGGTGCAATCGTCGCCACGGCCTCGGCACCGGAAACGGCATCAAACAGGACAAGATCAGCCGCAGTTCCGACCTTCAACTGTTCATCCAGCCCCATCAGGCGGGCTGGATAGCGGGTGATCATCTCGAAAACCTGGTTCAGATCCGCAGGCGTCGCCAGCTGGGCAACATTGGCGTAGAGATTAGCCATGCGCATCAGCGAGACATCGCCGAACGGTGTAAACGGGTTGAGAACATTATTGGTCGAGATGGTGACATTCACCCCCTGGCGGGCCAGAAGATGCGCCGGTGCGATGCCCCTTGGGCAAAGATGATCGATATCCCTGCCGGTCAGAAACAGATCCGTGGCGGGCAGCACCGTTACCGTAATACCCGCCTCGGCCAATTGCTTTGCCACCCGCTCGACTTCGTCTCGAGGAATAGCGGAAAGCTTGGTGACATGGCCGACGGACACCTTGCCTTGATAGCCACGCGCCAGCGTCTGGGCAATGACCGTCGGCAGGTTGGACCCGGAAGGATCGAGATCGAAATCAAGGTGAAAATCGACAGGCACATCGAAGCGCTGCGCGAGCTCGAAAATTCGGGAAATATGCTCGGCGGGCCTTGGATCGGTGTAAGGGCAGCCGCCAACCAGATCGGCCCCTTGCGACAGAGCGATCTCCAGCATCCGCTCGGTTTCCGGCTCATTGGTCAACCCCTCCTGGGCAAAGGCGCAGATTTCGATATCGACCAGATGGGCGTAATCGGTCTTCAGCTTGCGGATCGCCGAAAACGACCGGAAACCGGCGCGCGGATCGATTTCCACGAAGGTCCTGATCCGGGTCGTGCCTTGGACGATGGCCCGCTCGACGACATCGGCGGCGCGGGCATAGACATCCTCCTCGGTAAAGGCCTGCTTGGCTTTCGAGGTCTCTGATACTGCTTCCGCCAGCGTTCCGCTACACACCCGGCAGCGCCCGATGATCCCTGCCTTGTCAAGATGCAGATGGGTTTCGATCAAACCGGCGCAGACCAACCGGCCTGCCGCATCCTCCTGCGGCGCATCACAACGGAAATCCGCTTCCAGCGCAACGATCCGCCCCGCCTCAAAGGCGATGTCCAGCGGCTGCGCCGACAATGGCAGCCTGGCGCGGCGCAACACGAAATCAATCGCCATGCGTTTTCATTTTCCTTTCCGACTGACCCATCACCCGTCTCTGCTGCATGAAATTTATTACCACCCGCAACCAATATCCCATGCACGGATGACAGTCATGAGGCGACGAGATTGCCATTGCTGGCAACCAGCACACCTGCCTTGAACACCATGCGCTCCATCGGACGCGCCGCCACTGCTTCGGCAATCGAGGCAACCGGCAGAATGATGAAATCGGCGGGACACCCTTTGCCGAGTGTCGCATTGCTGCGTCCTAAAACCTCAGCCGAGAGGGTACTGACAAGCGCGAAAGCATGTTCAAGGTCGGCATCGGCGCGAAAGTTCTGCCGGTCGCAGAGAATGCTCGCCCGCTCCAAAAGATCGCCATTGCCGAGCGGCGACCAGGCATCGCGGATATTGTCATTGCCGGAAAACACCCGCACGCCCGCAGCTTTCAGCCGCTTGATCGGCGGCATGCTGGTATCGCCGGGGCCGGTGGTCATGATCGCCACATCGGCGCGTGTCAGCGCTTCTGCTGTGCGCCCGAAATCCATATCATCCAGCGCGCCCAGGCAATAGGCATGACTGACGGCGCATTTGCCTTGCAGTCCCTGCGCCAAAGCCCGCTTGGCGATCTGGCGGATTTCGAACGCGCCGAGCGGACCCGGATCGTGCAGATGCAGATCCACTCCGACGCCGTGACGTCCGGCGATGGCAAAAATGGCGTTCAAATGGCCGGTAATGTCATCGTCGATCCCGGCTGGATCAAGACCACCGATCAAGTCCGCACCCGCCTTGACCGCCTGCTCCAGCAGATCAGCAGTGCCGGGATCGGCCAAGACGCCAGACTGTGGAAACGCCACAGTCTGAATATCGATCAGATGGCCATGACTTTGCTTCAGGGACAATATGGCTTCCAGCCCTGCCAACCCGACTTCTGTATCGATATCGGCATGGCTGCGGCAGGCGACGGTGCCGTAAGCCGCCATTTTCTCCAGCAGCTTAGCCCCACGCACCTCGACCGGCAAGGGCAAGGAGCGGCGGAGCGCCTTTTCGGCCCGGATTCGCTCGGCGACCGTGCCTCCGGGAATATGGGGAATGAACGGCATGCCGATCAGCGTCTTATCCAGATGCACATGACCATCGACAAGGCCCGGCAGGGCCAGACCGCCACGCGCGTCGATCCGCGGCTTCTCCGTTGAAACGCCCTCACCCGCCGCCGGGCCGATAGCGGCAATTGTAGACCCGGCAATAACGATATCAACGGGATCACCAAGACCATTGCGGGCATTGAAAACGACGAGAGTGGCGCTCATGGAAGGATCGGCTTTCAGACAGATGGGCAATCGCACGGCCAAACAGACAGGTAAAATACGGGCCGGATCATGGCGTATTTCCTGGCCGGAGGCGAGGTTTAAAGCAAAGTCAGGATTGCGGTAATTTGGTGTTCCGTGTCAGGCTTGGAGTTGATTATTCCCCGCCTCTTGCCGGAACGTACCCATGCACTCTGCATCTCATACCATTTCCCCCACGACACACGCTGCTTCCGGCCCTCACTCTGGAATGGTCACCAGCCCGCATCCGCTGGCAAGCGCTGCCGGATTGGCTGTTCTGGAGCGCGGCGGCACGGCAGCGGAATCAGCCATCGCCATGGCCAGCACGATTGCCGTCGTCTACCCGCATTTCTGCGGCTTAGGCGGCGACTCAGTCTGGATTCTGGCCGACCGCCAGGGCCGCCAGACTTGTTTTATGGGGATCGGTCAGGCATCCGCAAAGCTACCGGAATTTACCGGCGACAGTATTCCGCTGCGTGGTCCGCTTTCGACCTTGACCACCGCCGCCACTGTTGATGCCTGGGAGACCGTTCACCGCTATTCCACTGAGTATTGGGGTGGCAAACAGGCGTTCGGCGATCTTTTGCAGAATGCCATTCATCATGCGCAACACGGGTTTCCAGTCACCCGCTCGCAAGGCTTTTGGCTCGATATGCGCAAGGACGTGCTGGCCGACTGGCCAGGCTTCATCAACCTGTTTTTCAACAATGGACAACCCTTTGCCACGGGAGAGATTTTTCGCCAGCCAGAGCTGACCCGCTCCCTGGAGGATATTGCCAGCCATGGTGCGCGCAGTTTTTACCAAGGCACCCTCGCCCAGCGTATCGCCGAGGGGCTTCGAGCAGTTGGGTCGCCAATCACCCTTGCCGATCTGGCAGCCACACGCACGCGGCAGGTGGAACCGGCGCGTCTATCCTATCGCGGGCTGGAGCTTCTCGCGCCGCCGCCGCCGACACAAGGGATCTCCACTCTTGCGATCATGGGCATTCTCCAGCATTTCGACCTGTCCGCCCTCACTCCGGGCAGCGCACAGCATCTGCATCTGGTCGTCGAGGCGGTGAAACAGGCTTTCCTGACCCGTGACCGGATCGCCGACCCGGACTTTGCCGATCAACCCGTGCGGGAATGGCTTT
This region of Agrobacterium vitis genomic DNA includes:
- the pdhA gene encoding pyruvate dehydrogenase (acetyl-transferring) E1 component subunit alpha; this encodes MAPRKNATASGRKPAAKPVKGDFAVGTIEEFDREKELKAYREMLLIRRFEEKAGQLYGMGFIGGFCHLYIGQEAVVVGMQMALKLGDQVITGYRDHGHMLACGMSARGVMAELTGRRGGLSKGKGGSMHMFSKEKHFYGGHGIVGAQVSLGTGLAFANKYRGNDNVSLAYFGDGAANQGQVYESFNMARLWNLPVIYVIENNRYAMGTSVARASAQTDFSQRGVSFNIPGFKVDGMDVRAVKAAAVQAVEHCRAGKGPVILEMETYRYRGHSMSDPAKYRSKDEVQKMRSEHDPIEQVRLRLLEKGWASEDDLKLIDKDVRDIVADSADFAQADPEPDASELYTDILL
- a CDS encoding FtsB family cell division protein; this translates as MWTRHHKNRKFGRLVLPAVTIAFIGYFGYHSIHGDYGLKAGEHFDVVRAERSKELAALIHDRKKLETQVKLLSDGSLERDMIDEKARYQLNMSRPDEIVIFNR
- the eno gene encoding phosphopyruvate hydratase gives rise to the protein MTAITDIIAREILDSRGNPTVEVDVYLEDGSMGRAAVPSGASTGAHEAVELRDGGKRYLGKGVEKAVEAVNSEIYDAIGGHDAENQIQIDTIMRELDGTPNKSRLGANAILGVSLAVAKAAAEASGLPLYRYVGGPNARILPVPMMNIINGGAHADNPIDFQEFMIMPVGADNIRDAVRMGSEVFHTLKKELSAQGFNTNVGDEGGFAPGLKSAPEALDFIMKSIEKAGYRPGEDMYLALDCASTEFFKDGKYVLEGEGRTLEPEAMAEYLAELAAKYPIISIEDGMAEDDWDGWKYLTDKIGATTQLVGDDLFVTNSARLRDGIRMGVANSILVKVNQIGSLSETLDAVETAHKAAYTAVMSHRSGETEDSIIADLSVATNCGQIKTGSLSRSDRLAKYNQLIRIEELLGPQAAYAGTSILKA
- the kdsA gene encoding 3-deoxy-8-phosphooctulonate synthase — encoded protein: MTASALPNATVTIGEGAKTVSFSNSAKISLICGPCQMESREHAFMMAGGIKEICDKLGIGLVYKSSFDKANRTSLKAGRGIGIEQGLAIFADLKKEFGFPVLTDIHSEDQCAEVAEVVDVLQIPAFLCRQTDLLIAAAKTGRAINVKKGQFLAPWDMKNVMEKITLSGNPNVMLCERGASFGYNTLVSDMRSLPIMAGMGAPVIFDATHSVQQPGGQGGSTGGQREFVETLARAAVAVGVAGLFIESHQDPDNAPSDGPNMVYLKDLERLLEKLLAFDAVTKAA
- a CDS encoding VOC family protein, which gives rise to MSNTNARHVDHLVLPVETLEAARSRLTALGFTVAPDGHHPFGTVNACIFLADGIYLEPLAIGDDEAVDAAIATGNVFVGRDRAFRQVHSQGLSAIVTASQDAKADHAAFVAAGMTGGDMLEFSRPMRLPDGSETVARFHLAFSAREVEPFFLFACERVNPLPADRTALETHANGVVGLTRVFFYAPKPVLYASWLQTILGVAARENTNGLAFDAANLSMEIISGDTKNKALVAEALVFTVADLEVTAAVLAANGVAHERLAGGITVPAAPGQGVAFLFEENTP
- a CDS encoding amidohydrolase family protein: MAIDFVLRRARLPLSAQPLDIAFEAGRIVALEADFRCDAPQEDAAGRLVCAGLIETHLHLDKAGIIGRCRVCSGTLAEAVSETSKAKQAFTEEDVYARAADVVERAIVQGTTRIRTFVEIDPRAGFRSFSAIRKLKTDYAHLVDIEICAFAQEGLTNEPETERMLEIALSQGADLVGGCPYTDPRPAEHISRIFELAQRFDVPVDFHLDFDLDPSGSNLPTVIAQTLARGYQGKVSVGHVTKLSAIPRDEVERVAKQLAEAGITVTVLPATDLFLTGRDIDHLCPRGIAPAHLLARQGVNVTISTNNVLNPFTPFGDVSLMRMANLYANVAQLATPADLNQVFEMITRYPARLMGLDEQLKVGTAADLVLFDAVSGAEAVATIAPAVTGWKNGVKTFERKPPQLYR
- a CDS encoding amidohydrolase, which encodes MSATLVVFNARNGLGDPVDIVIAGSTIAAIGPAAGEGVSTEKPRIDARGGLALPGLVDGHVHLDKTLIGMPFIPHIPGGTVAERIRAEKALRRSLPLPVEVRGAKLLEKMAAYGTVACRSHADIDTEVGLAGLEAILSLKQSHGHLIDIQTVAFPQSGVLADPGTADLLEQAVKAGADLIGGLDPAGIDDDITGHLNAIFAIAGRHGVGVDLHLHDPGPLGAFEIRQIAKRALAQGLQGKCAVSHAYCLGALDDMDFGRTAEALTRADVAIMTTGPGDTSMPPIKRLKAAGVRVFSGNDNIRDAWSPLGNGDLLERASILCDRQNFRADADLEHAFALVSTLSAEVLGRSNATLGKGCPADFIILPVASIAEAVAARPMERMVFKAGVLVASNGNLVAS
- a CDS encoding gamma-glutamyltransferase family protein, giving the protein MVTSPHPLASAAGLAVLERGGTAAESAIAMASTIAVVYPHFCGLGGDSVWILADRQGRQTCFMGIGQASAKLPEFTGDSIPLRGPLSTLTTAATVDAWETVHRYSTEYWGGKQAFGDLLQNAIHHAQHGFPVTRSQGFWLDMRKDVLADWPGFINLFFNNGQPFATGEIFRQPELTRSLEDIASHGARSFYQGTLAQRIAEGLRAVGSPITLADLAATRTRQVEPARLSYRGLELLAPPPPTQGISTLAIMGILQHFDLSALTPGSAQHLHLVVEAVKQAFLTRDRIADPDFADQPVREWLSAERLQQAARAINPDRALDWPHPYRTGDTVFFGATDAAGQSVSTLQSTYFDWGSGVVVGDTGILWQNRGAAFSLDPKSPNFLQPGKRPFYTLNPGLALRDSKPALIYGTQGADGQPQTLAMLLTRLIDYAQPAAQALAGPRFLLGKTFSDSRDSLKIEADCGQPVLDRLADLGHQLAPIEPQSPIAGQAGVIAIAPDGSLAGAHDPRGEGVALTLGER